The Flavobacteriales bacterium genome contains the following window.
TAAACTTTTGTTGCTATTTCAAGGTGAACTAATCGTTGTGTTAACTTATCAAACAATAAAAAATCTATCTCCCCAATTGTTACTCCACGCGCTACAAATTGGAGGTTCTGTTCTTTTACTTCAAAGCGATTAGTAGCCCTTAATAGTTGGCCAAAAATATATTCATTAAGTTTCCCAAGAGGCAGGTTATAATTTGAATTGATGTCAAGAACTATATTCGAAAGCCCTACACTTTGTATTTCGTTCCAGATATCGTTACCAATGGAATTTGACTCAATTAATCTAAGTCCCAAAACTGATTGAACGTAATCATCTTTAGAACAAATCATTTATCAAAATATAAATTAAACCTTATTTAAAGCTTGATTCTACTTTCTCTACCTTTTGCATTACAGCTGCTTTCAACCCTTCCTTATAATCCAACATTTTTTGTTGAATCGCTTTGTCCCCTACGGATAGAATTTGCAATGCTAATAACCCTGCATTTTTAGCACCATCTAAAGCTACTGTAGCAACCGGAACACCTCCTGGCATTTGTAAAATAGACAATACAGAATCCCATCCATCAATAGAGTTTGATGATTTAACAGGCACTCCAATTACAGGTAATGGTGAGATTGCAGCGACCATACCAGGCAGATGTGCCGCTCCTCCAGCTCCAGCGATTACCACCTCTATTCCTCTTTGATGTGCGTTTTGAGCAAAATCAAATAAGCGTTCTGGTGTTCTGTGCGCTGAAACCACCGTTAATTCATAAGCAACTCCAAATTCTTCTATAATTTCTGCTGCTGCATTCATCACTCTTAAATCAGAGTCTGACCCCATGATTATACTAATTTTCGGTTGGCTCATATGCGATAACTTTTAATGTATTTTTTACAATTGCTGCTTTTTGTTTAGCTTCTTCTATTGTTGTTCCTAAAATAGTAACATGTCCCATTTTTCGGAAAGGTTTGGTTATTCTCTTTCCATAGATGTGTGGCTTAACTCCCGGTATTTTTAGCACCTCTTCTAACCCCTCATATTTTACATTCCCTGTATATTCTGGTTCTCCCAATACGTTCAACATCACCGATGGCGACAAAATTGATGTATCTCCTAAAGGCCAGTCAAAAATTGCTCGTAACTGCTGTTCATATTGAGACGTAACATTAGCTTCAATAGTATGATGCCCACTATTGTGGGTTCTTGGGGCTGATTCATTAACTAAAATATTCCCTTTCTTATCTAAGAATAATTCTACCGCTAACAGCCCTACCAAATCGAATGATTTAGCGACTTCTTTTGCTATAGCTATTGACTTTTCTTCAACGGCATTAGAGACATTTGCAGGACAAATCAACTGTTCTACCAAGTTCGCTTCGGCATTAAACTCCATTTCAACTAATGGAAAACATTCAACAGCCCCCGAAGGATTTTTGGCCACAATAACAGAAAGTTCTTTTGCTATATCAACAGCATCTTCTATAACACATGGTCCCTCCATTAAGCTGTTGAGCTTAGCAGGAGTTGTTATTACTGCTACTCCCTTACCATCATAACCATCAGTTCGAGATTTTTGAACAAAGGGATAGCTTATTTCATTTTTATCCAAAGCAGCTAATACCTCAACTTTACTTGTATAAAGCTTAAATGGAGCTGTTGGGATATTATGCTTTTCGTAAAAAAGCTTCTGTAACCCTTTATCTTTAATGGTGTTCAATGTCTCAGGATCTGGGTATATCGTTACCCCTTCCTTTTTTAATTGTCTTAATGCTTCAATGTTGATGTGCTCAATCTCAAAGGTTAATAAATCAACTTGTTTACCAAACGCATATACATCTTCATATTTTGTTTGATCCCCTTTAAAAAATTGATGACAAATTTGAGCCGCTGGGGCTTGTGGAGATTGATC
Protein-coding sequences here:
- the purE gene encoding 5-(carboxyamino)imidazole ribonucleotide mutase gives rise to the protein MSQPKISIIMGSDSDLRVMNAAAEIIEEFGVAYELTVVSAHRTPERLFDFAQNAHQRGIEVVIAGAGGAAHLPGMVAAISPLPVIGVPVKSSNSIDGWDSVLSILQMPGGVPVATVALDGAKNAGLLALQILSVGDKAIQQKMLDYKEGLKAAVMQKVEKVESSFK
- a CDS encoding 5-(carboxyamino)imidazole ribonucleotide synthase; the encoded protein is MSQKSSSSFKLGIMSGGQLGKMLTQVASVFDIQVSIMDQSPQAPAAQICHQFFKGDQTKYEDVYAFGKQVDLLTFEIEHINIEALRQLKKEGVTIYPDPETLNTIKDKGLQKLFYEKHNIPTAPFKLYTSKVEVLAALDKNEISYPFVQKSRTDGYDGKGVAVITTPAKLNSLMEGPCVIEDAVDIAKELSVIVAKNPSGAVECFPLVEMEFNAEANLVEQLICPANVSNAVEEKSIAIAKEVAKSFDLVGLLAVELFLDKKGNILVNESAPRTHNSGHHTIEANVTSQYEQQLRAIFDWPLGDTSILSPSVMLNVLGEPEYTGNVKYEGLEEVLKIPGVKPHIYGKRITKPFRKMGHVTILGTTIEEAKQKAAIVKNTLKVIAYEPTEN